A window from Thermoanaerobaculales bacterium encodes these proteins:
- the metG gene encoding methionine--tRNA ligase, which translates to MPQTYYITTPIYYVNDMPHIGHIYTTVMADVLARYRRMTGSRVHFLTGTDEHGQKIARAARDQGIEPIQLADRVVERYNHLWSVLEISNDDFIRTTEARHKRAVTEIIRRITAAGDIYKGSYEGWYSPGEEAFVPDSQVADGRDTATGYAVERLAEPSYFFRLSAWQDRLLAWYRDNPDCIRPQSRYNEVVSFVSSGLKDLSISRASLRWGVPYPGDDEHVVYVWLDALTNYISALGFGGDDRRLFDELWPDTLHLVGKDILRFHCVYWPAFLMSAGLPPPRQVFGHGWWLRDEAKMSKSIGNVVRPDHIIERFGPDPLRYFLARDMAFGQDSSFSDEAFVERFNADLANALGNTASRTATMVGRAFAGRVPAPSSDGPVPAAAAAAVDEYHRRMDALEPHRALEAVSQLLATINGFLQERQPWALAKKGEAARGELEATLYAALEGLRITSLLIEPVMPAIAPRLRALLGARGLPVDLGGATGWGLLPAGAQLGPTEPLFPRVDAGAYLKEITMTETTPTAPPEESLLTIDQFAAVKLVVGIVREAERVPNSKKLVRMMVDLGEPQLRQLVAGIAERYQPEALLGRRIVVVANLKPAKLMGVESRGMLLAASVAGDPFLLSVDGEVPPGTGVR; encoded by the coding sequence GTGCCGCAGACTTACTACATCACCACGCCGATCTACTACGTCAACGACATGCCGCACATCGGCCACATCTACACGACCGTCATGGCCGACGTGCTCGCCCGCTACCGTCGTATGACGGGGTCGCGCGTCCACTTCCTCACCGGCACCGACGAGCATGGCCAGAAGATCGCCCGGGCGGCCCGTGATCAGGGCATCGAGCCGATCCAGCTCGCCGACCGCGTGGTCGAGCGCTACAACCACCTGTGGAGCGTGCTCGAGATCTCCAACGACGACTTCATACGGACCACCGAGGCGCGCCACAAGCGCGCGGTCACCGAGATCATCCGCCGGATCACCGCGGCCGGCGACATCTACAAGGGATCGTACGAGGGCTGGTACAGCCCGGGCGAGGAGGCCTTCGTCCCGGACTCGCAGGTCGCCGACGGCCGCGACACCGCGACCGGCTACGCGGTCGAGCGGCTGGCCGAGCCGAGCTACTTCTTCCGGCTGTCGGCGTGGCAGGACCGGCTGCTCGCCTGGTACCGGGACAACCCCGACTGCATCCGGCCGCAGTCCCGTTACAACGAGGTCGTCAGCTTCGTGTCCTCCGGGCTCAAGGACCTGTCGATCTCCCGCGCCTCGCTGCGCTGGGGAGTCCCCTATCCCGGCGACGACGAGCACGTCGTCTACGTCTGGCTGGACGCGCTGACCAACTACATCTCCGCGCTCGGCTTCGGCGGCGACGACCGGCGCCTCTTCGACGAGCTCTGGCCCGACACCCTGCACCTGGTCGGCAAGGACATCCTGCGCTTCCATTGCGTCTACTGGCCGGCCTTCCTGATGTCGGCCGGGCTGCCGCCGCCCCGCCAGGTGTTCGGCCACGGCTGGTGGCTGCGCGACGAGGCCAAGATGTCGAAGTCGATCGGCAACGTCGTGCGGCCGGACCACATCATCGAGCGCTTCGGGCCGGACCCGCTGCGCTACTTCCTGGCCCGCGACATGGCCTTCGGCCAGGACTCGAGCTTCTCCGACGAGGCCTTCGTCGAGCGCTTCAACGCCGACCTCGCCAACGCCCTCGGCAACACCGCCTCGCGGACCGCGACCATGGTCGGCCGCGCCTTCGCCGGCCGCGTGCCGGCGCCGTCGTCGGACGGACCGGTGCCGGCCGCCGCCGCGGCAGCGGTCGACGAGTACCATCGCCGCATGGACGCGCTCGAGCCGCACCGGGCGCTGGAAGCCGTCTCGCAGCTGCTCGCCACCATCAACGGCTTCCTCCAGGAGCGCCAGCCCTGGGCGCTCGCGAAGAAGGGCGAGGCGGCCCGCGGCGAGCTCGAGGCCACGCTCTACGCCGCGCTCGAGGGCCTGCGGATCACCTCGCTGCTCATCGAGCCCGTGATGCCCGCGATCGCGCCGCGGCTGCGCGCCCTGCTCGGCGCGCGCGGCTTGCCGGTCGACCTCGGCGGCGCCACCGGCTGGGGCCTGCTCCCGGCCGGCGCCCAGCTCGGCCCGACCGAGCCGCTGTTCCCGCGCGTCGACGCCGGAGCCTACCTGAAGGAGATCACCATGACCGAGACGACCCCCACCGCCCCGCCCGAGGAGAGCCTCCTGACCATCGACCAGTTCGCGGCCGTCAAGCTGGTCGTCGGGATCGTCCGCGAGGCCGAGCGGGTGCCCAACTCGAAGAAGCTGGTGCGGATGATGGTCGACCTCGGCGAGCCCCAGCTGCGCCAGCTCGTCGCCGGCATCGCCGAGCGCTACCAGCCCGAGGCGCTGCTCGGCCGGCGCATCGTCGTCGTGGCCAACCTCAAGCCCGCCAAGCTGATGGGCGTCGAGTCCCGGGGCATGCTGCTGGCCGCCTCGGTCGCCGGCGATCCCTTCCTGCTGTCGGTGGACGGCGAGGTCCCTCCGGGAACTGGCGTGAGGTAG
- a CDS encoding dihydrofolate reductase: MIVSIIAAVADNGVIGRDGGLPWRLPADLKRFKRLTTGHHMVMGRRTWDSIGRRPLPGRPTIVVSRDPSFVAEGASVARSVGGALELAAGTDEVFIAGGEAIYRAALPVADRIYLTRVHGRFEGDTRFPPFDARQWRVVLEERHEADEKNPHAHTFVVYERVR; this comes from the coding sequence GTGATCGTCTCCATCATCGCCGCGGTCGCCGACAACGGCGTGATCGGCCGTGACGGCGGCCTTCCGTGGCGCCTCCCGGCCGACCTCAAGCGCTTCAAGCGTCTCACCACCGGCCACCACATGGTCATGGGGCGCCGGACCTGGGACTCGATCGGCCGCCGGCCGCTGCCCGGCCGGCCGACCATCGTGGTGAGCCGGGACCCCTCGTTCGTCGCCGAGGGCGCGAGCGTGGCGCGCTCGGTCGGGGGGGCCCTCGAGCTGGCGGCCGGCACCGACGAGGTGTTCATCGCCGGCGGCGAGGCGATCTACCGGGCGGCCCTGCCGGTCGCTGACCGCATCTACCTGACCCGGGTCCATGGCCGCTTCGAAGGCGACACGCGCTTTCCCCCGTTCGACGCGCGGCAGTGGCGGGTGGTCCTCGAGGAGCGGCACGAGGCCGACGAGAAGAACCCCCACGCCCACACGTTCGTGGTCTACGAGCGCGTGCGGTAG
- a CDS encoding thymidylate synthase: MRQYLELLQHILDHGVEKSDRTGTGILSVFGYQARFDLRDGFPLLTTKRLHLRSIIHELLWFLAGDTNVRRLHEHKVTIWDEWAGADGDLGPIYGAQWRRWPVPGGGHVDQIARLIEGIRTDPDSRRHLVSAWNVAELDRMALPPCHALFQLWVAGGALSCQLYQRSADVFLGVPFNIASYALLTMMVAQVCGLKPRELVHTFGDAHLYSNHVEQARLQLGRAPRPLPEMRLNPEVTSIFDFRFSDFELVGYDPHPHIPAPIAV, from the coding sequence GTGAGGCAGTACCTGGAACTGCTCCAGCACATCCTCGACCACGGCGTCGAGAAGTCCGACCGCACCGGCACCGGCATCCTGAGCGTGTTCGGGTACCAGGCCCGGTTCGATCTCCGCGACGGCTTTCCGCTGCTGACGACGAAGCGGCTGCACCTGCGCTCGATCATCCACGAGCTGCTGTGGTTCCTCGCCGGCGACACCAACGTCCGCCGGCTGCACGAGCACAAGGTGACGATTTGGGACGAGTGGGCCGGCGCGGACGGCGACCTCGGGCCGATCTACGGCGCGCAGTGGCGGCGCTGGCCGGTTCCCGGCGGCGGCCACGTCGACCAGATCGCCCGCCTCATCGAGGGCATCCGCACCGATCCGGACTCGCGGCGGCACCTGGTCAGCGCGTGGAACGTCGCCGAGCTCGATCGCATGGCGCTTCCGCCCTGCCACGCGCTGTTCCAGCTCTGGGTCGCCGGCGGGGCCTTGAGCTGCCAGCTCTACCAGCGCAGCGCGGACGTGTTCCTCGGGGTGCCCTTCAACATCGCCTCCTACGCCCTGCTGACGATGATGGTTGCCCAGGTGTGCGGGCTCAAGCCCCGCGAGCTCGTCCACACCTTCGGCGACGCCCACCTCTACTCGAACCACGTCGAGCAGGCGCGCCTTCAGCTCGGCCGGGCGCCGCGGCCGCTGCCCGAGATGCGCCTCAACCCGGAGGTGACGTCGATCTTCGACTTCCGCTTTTCCGACTTCGAGCTCGTGGGCTACGACCCGCACCCGCACATCCCGGCGCCGATTGCGGTGTGA
- a CDS encoding HAD hydrolase family protein, whose amino-acid sequence MPSRLPGHVRERLDPIRLLVLDVDGVLTDGTLVYGPEGEALKAFSVRDGLAIRILLDAGLSVALLSGRRSELVSARCRDLGIADGLVVQGSRDKAADLDGLERRLGLSDREVAVMGDDLPDVPMLERAGFAACPADAAPEVAAVCHMVCGVGGGRGAVREVAELLLKAQGRWQGQVGRWIGHDGGPKGCPQ is encoded by the coding sequence ATGCCGAGCCGACTGCCTGGCCACGTGCGCGAGCGCCTCGACCCGATTCGCCTGCTCGTCCTCGACGTCGACGGCGTGCTGACCGACGGCACCCTCGTCTATGGCCCTGAGGGCGAGGCGCTGAAGGCGTTCTCGGTGCGTGACGGGCTGGCGATCCGCATCCTGCTGGACGCCGGCCTCTCGGTGGCACTGCTGTCGGGCCGGCGCTCCGAGCTCGTCTCCGCCCGCTGCCGCGACCTCGGCATCGCCGACGGCCTGGTGGTCCAGGGCAGCCGCGACAAGGCGGCCGACCTCGACGGGCTGGAGCGCCGCCTCGGCCTGTCCGACCGGGAGGTTGCCGTCATGGGCGACGACCTCCCTGACGTGCCGATGCTCGAGCGCGCGGGGTTCGCGGCCTGCCCGGCCGACGCGGCGCCCGAGGTGGCGGCGGTGTGCCACATGGTGTGCGGGGTCGGCGGCGGCCGCGGCGCGGTCCGGGAGGTTGCCGAGCTGCTGCTGAAGGCGCAGGGCAGGTGGCAGGGCCAGGTGGGGCGTTGGATCGGGCACGACGGCGGCCCCAAGGGCTGTCCGCAGTGA
- the lptE gene encoding LPS assembly lipoprotein LptE has protein sequence MASPMRTLIVAALGLALAGCGYHLVGTANTLPEGVSTLYVERFQNQTRYVDMDQRIDEALSLEWVRRRRLQLVDDRASSDLVLSGVILNLGLAPVRFDEQGRATEYQMSLTTSVKLFDIRGSEPKLLWEDLAFSRRNSYEVDPNAADYFDRQVLAMDQLADDYSAALVSAVLEGF, from the coding sequence ATGGCGAGCCCGATGCGGACCCTGATCGTCGCGGCCCTCGGCTTGGCGCTGGCCGGGTGCGGCTACCACCTGGTGGGCACGGCGAACACGCTCCCCGAAGGGGTGTCGACCCTCTACGTGGAGCGCTTCCAGAACCAGACGCGCTACGTCGACATGGACCAGCGGATCGACGAGGCGCTGTCGCTCGAGTGGGTGCGCCGGCGGCGGCTGCAGCTGGTCGACGACCGGGCGTCGTCCGACCTCGTGCTGAGCGGGGTGATCCTCAACCTCGGCCTGGCGCCGGTGCGGTTCGATGAGCAGGGGCGCGCCACCGAGTACCAGATGAGCCTGACCACGTCGGTCAAGCTGTTCGACATCCGTGGCTCCGAGCCGAAGCTGCTGTGGGAGGACCTCGCGTTCTCGCGCCGCAACTCGTACGAGGTCGACCCGAACGCCGCCGACTACTTCGACCGCCAGGTGCTGGCGATGGACCAGCTCGCCGACGACTACTCCGCGGCCCTGGTCAGCGCGGTCCTGGAAGGGTTCTGA
- a CDS encoding replication-associated recombination protein A, producing the protein MSQGSLFATGGAPLADRMRPRSLDEVVGQQQLVGPHGVLRSLLERSELPSMVLWGPPGSGKTTLARLLAEAAGAEVVSFSAVLAGVKEAKAVMEEARRRLELSGRRTVLFVDEIHRFNRAQQDAFLPYVETGDVALIGATTENPSFELNRALRSRVTVYILDPLTEDELQTILRRALSDREIGLAGTGVAVDDGALELMARIAAGDARQALNHLELAVSVASTEGEGRVDAAFAERVAQRVTAVYDKGREEHHNLISALHKAVRNSDPDAALYWLARMLEGGADPRYVVRRMLRMASEDIGMADPRALQQVSAAAHAVEHVGMPECELALAQAAVYLSLAPKSNALYLGYGAAKEEVRRRPGLPVPLRLRNAPTDLMREAGYGEGYRYAHDEPGGVADMECLPEGLEGARFYEPGEQGWEVKIRERLAEIKRLRRRGGGS; encoded by the coding sequence ATGAGCCAGGGGTCCCTGTTCGCGACCGGCGGGGCGCCGCTGGCGGATCGGATGCGCCCGCGCAGCCTCGATGAGGTCGTCGGCCAGCAGCAGCTGGTCGGACCGCACGGCGTGCTGCGGTCGCTGCTCGAGCGCTCCGAGCTGCCGTCGATGGTGCTCTGGGGCCCTCCCGGCAGCGGCAAGACGACGCTGGCGCGGCTGCTCGCCGAGGCGGCCGGGGCCGAGGTGGTGTCGTTCTCGGCGGTGCTGGCGGGGGTCAAGGAGGCCAAGGCGGTGATGGAGGAGGCGCGACGCCGGCTCGAGCTGAGCGGGCGCCGCACCGTGCTCTTCGTCGACGAGATCCACCGCTTCAACCGAGCCCAGCAGGACGCGTTCCTGCCCTACGTCGAGACCGGAGACGTGGCGCTGATCGGCGCCACCACCGAGAACCCGTCGTTCGAGCTCAACCGGGCGCTCCGGTCCCGGGTCACGGTCTACATCCTGGACCCGCTGACCGAGGACGAGCTGCAGACCATCCTGCGGCGGGCGCTCTCCGATCGCGAGATCGGCCTCGCGGGGACAGGGGTGGCGGTTGACGACGGCGCCCTCGAGCTGATGGCGCGGATCGCGGCCGGGGACGCCAGGCAGGCCCTCAACCACCTCGAGCTCGCGGTCAGCGTGGCCTCGACCGAGGGCGAGGGGCGGGTCGACGCCGCGTTCGCCGAGCGGGTCGCGCAGCGGGTGACCGCGGTCTACGACAAGGGGCGGGAGGAGCACCACAACCTGATCTCCGCGCTCCACAAGGCGGTCCGCAACTCCGACCCAGACGCGGCGCTGTACTGGCTGGCGCGGATGCTCGAGGGCGGCGCGGACCCGCGCTACGTGGTGCGCAGGATGCTGCGGATGGCCTCCGAGGACATCGGCATGGCCGATCCGCGGGCCCTCCAGCAGGTCTCCGCGGCCGCCCACGCGGTCGAGCACGTGGGGATGCCCGAGTGCGAGCTGGCGCTGGCGCAGGCTGCGGTCTACCTGTCGCTGGCCCCGAAGTCGAACGCGCTCTATCTCGGCTACGGGGCGGCCAAGGAGGAGGTGCGGCGGCGGCCGGGGCTGCCGGTGCCGCTCAGGCTGCGCAACGCCCCCACCGACCTGATGCGGGAGGCGGGCTACGGCGAGGGCTACCGCTACGCCCACGACGAGCCGGGCGGCGTGGCCGACATGGAGTGCCTCCCGGAGGGCCTCGAGGGCGCCCGGTTCTACGAGCCGGGAGAGCAGGGGTGGGAGGTCAAGATCCGGGAGAGGCTCGCGGAGATCAAGCGGCTGCGCAGGCGGGGTGGTGGAAGCTGA
- a CDS encoding class II aldolase/adducin family protein, with amino-acid sequence MAGDAEERAPRRLRLDLVAAGALLEQAGLILAGEGNLSVRAGRAGFLITPRGRDKGRLEPADLVVVRWWPAAMPQEASSETRIHDAVYRLRSEVEAVVHAHPPSVQALSHRGRVPDCSLLTEGSLLLGTVAWVATLPPGSGELAEAAAHALARAPACVLAQHGAVTVGGTVDQATRRMLLLERLAALTLATLESGRA; translated from the coding sequence ATGGCGGGTGACGCGGAGGAGCGGGCTCCGCGGCGGCTCCGGCTCGACCTGGTCGCAGCCGGTGCGCTGCTCGAGCAAGCCGGCCTGATCCTGGCCGGCGAGGGCAACCTCTCGGTGCGGGCCGGGCGCGCCGGCTTTCTGATCACCCCGCGGGGCCGCGACAAGGGCCGGCTCGAACCGGCGGACCTCGTCGTGGTGCGATGGTGGCCGGCGGCGATGCCGCAGGAGGCTTCGAGCGAGACCCGCATCCACGACGCCGTCTACCGGCTGCGGTCGGAGGTCGAGGCGGTGGTGCACGCGCACCCGCCGTCGGTGCAGGCGCTGTCCCACCGGGGACGGGTGCCTGACTGCTCGCTGCTCACGGAGGGCAGCCTGCTGCTGGGCACGGTCGCCTGGGTGGCGACGCTTCCTCCGGGCAGCGGCGAGCTCGCGGAGGCGGCGGCGCACGCGCTCGCCCGCGCGCCGGCGTGCGTCCTCGCGCAGCACGGCGCGGTGACGGTGGGGGGGACGGTCGACCAGGCGACGCGGCGCATGCTGCTGCTCGAGCGGCTGGCGGCGTTGACCCTGGCCACGCTGGAGAGCGGACGGGCATGA
- a CDS encoding CarD family transcriptional regulator translates to MKFKVGDKVVYPSQGVSVVEEIADEVLGGATFSCYHLRLLNTDSKVVVPVGNADRVGLRPLSDKRSVDRAMRRLRAAEGDEADNWKDRYRANLDRIKTGDLDEVVDVLLCLADVASRKTLSFRERKMFDHARQLLVFEVAAVKGKPVEKVEREIEKALKVQPEPADED, encoded by the coding sequence GTGAAGTTCAAGGTCGGTGACAAGGTCGTCTACCCGAGCCAGGGCGTGTCGGTGGTCGAGGAGATCGCCGACGAGGTGCTCGGCGGTGCGACCTTCTCCTGCTACCACCTGCGCCTGCTCAACACCGACTCCAAGGTGGTGGTGCCGGTGGGCAACGCCGATCGCGTCGGGCTGCGGCCACTGTCGGACAAGCGGTCCGTCGACCGGGCGATGCGGCGGCTGCGCGCGGCCGAGGGCGACGAAGCCGACAACTGGAAGGACCGCTACCGGGCCAACCTGGACCGCATCAAGACCGGGGACCTCGACGAAGTCGTCGACGTCCTCCTCTGCCTGGCCGACGTGGCGAGCCGCAAGACGCTGTCGTTCCGCGAGCGCAAGATGTTCGACCACGCCCGGCAGTTGCTCGTGTTCGAGGTCGCCGCGGTCAAGGGCAAGCCGGTCGAGAAGGTCGAACGCGAGATCGAGAAGGCCCTCAAGGTCCAGCCTGAGCCTGCCGACGAGGACTGA
- a CDS encoding DUF4126 family protein: METLMTYMAAFGLASGAGAKAFIPILALGGFHYTPYFELSERFQWICSPAVMAILAVMVVLEIVVDAHPELGGWTDSVSYLPKMVAGFIGFAAVVGTIDDDLVSLAGSGILGAGTAGSVHFVRNAVRRPFRMVAEELHEGVGRAASVTEAGVSLSLAGSALVVPPVSMVLVGGLALSAVLVGNAIGRRRVPCTACGQPIRPGALVCIHCGADQESPAQP; the protein is encoded by the coding sequence GTGGAAACGCTGATGACCTACATGGCGGCCTTCGGCCTCGCCTCGGGGGCCGGCGCCAAGGCGTTCATCCCGATCCTCGCCCTCGGGGGCTTCCACTACACCCCGTACTTCGAGCTCTCCGAGCGATTCCAGTGGATCTGCAGCCCGGCCGTGATGGCGATCCTGGCGGTGATGGTGGTGCTCGAGATCGTGGTCGATGCCCACCCCGAGCTCGGGGGCTGGACCGACAGCGTGTCCTACCTGCCCAAGATGGTGGCCGGCTTCATCGGCTTCGCGGCCGTGGTCGGGACCATCGATGACGACCTCGTGTCGCTGGCCGGCTCCGGCATCCTCGGCGCCGGCACCGCGGGCAGCGTGCACTTCGTGCGCAACGCTGTCCGGAGGCCGTTCCGGATGGTCGCCGAGGAGCTCCACGAAGGGGTCGGCAGGGCGGCGTCGGTGACCGAGGCGGGAGTCTCGCTGTCGCTGGCTGGCTCCGCCCTGGTGGTGCCTCCGGTGTCGATGGTGCTGGTGGGCGGGCTGGCATTGTCGGCGGTCCTCGTGGGCAACGCGATCGGCCGCAGGAGAGTGCCCTGCACCGCCTGCGGCCAGCCGATCCGGCCAGGCGCCCTGGTCTGCATCCACTGCGGCGCCGACCAGGAGAGCCCGGCCCAGCCCTGA
- a CDS encoding class I SAM-dependent methyltransferase, with protein sequence MSPVVDHFGLLAPFYDRAIRFSRLEQMLELAGLPVDGLLLDAGGGTGRVAAALRPYVREVVVADLSIGMLRQARRKGLNGIVTLAEALPFADGSFERVVMVDTLHHVIHQGETVSELWRVLKPGGRLVIEEPDVRDWRVKLVALAEKLALMRSHFLSPPTIAALFPPEARVTVESERWNAWVIAEK encoded by the coding sequence GTGAGCCCGGTGGTTGACCACTTCGGGCTCCTGGCGCCGTTCTACGACCGCGCGATCCGCTTCTCGCGTCTCGAGCAGATGCTGGAGCTCGCCGGCCTGCCCGTCGACGGGCTGCTGCTCGACGCCGGCGGGGGGACCGGCCGCGTCGCCGCTGCCCTGCGGCCGTACGTCCGCGAGGTGGTGGTCGCCGACCTCTCGATCGGGATGCTCCGCCAGGCGCGACGCAAGGGGCTGAACGGCATCGTCACACTGGCCGAAGCCCTCCCCTTCGCCGATGGGAGCTTCGAGCGGGTCGTCATGGTGGACACTCTCCACCACGTGATCCACCAGGGCGAGACGGTGAGCGAGCTCTGGCGGGTGCTCAAGCCGGGCGGCAGACTGGTCATCGAGGAGCCGGACGTGCGCGACTGGCGGGTCAAGCTGGTGGCGCTGGCGGAGAAGCTCGCCCTGATGCGCAGCCACTTCCTGTCGCCGCCGACAATCGCGGCGCTGTTCCCGCCCGAGGCGCGGGTCACGGTCGAGAGCGAGCGCTGGAACGCCTGGGTGATCGCAGAGAAGTAA
- a CDS encoding cysteine desulfurase family protein has translation MIGSPEDPIYLDSNATTPVDPRVADAMRPFLSGGYGNPSSSHRLGRQARQALDAARAQIAGCLGCEPDEVVLTSGGSEANNTAIRGVVATRGGGHVVVSAVEHPSVLEVVLALEIEGRITSTIVGVDPWGRVDPDEVTGALRPDTVLVTVMLANNEVGTLQPVAEIAAGCRERGVLVHTDAAQAVGKIPVDVRQLGVDLLTVAGHKLYAPKGVGALYVRRGVAIEPLIRGAGHERGRRAGTESLLMAAGLGAACAIVSNELDGETKRLGELRDRLEGRLRAGVPGLVVHGLPQHRLPNTASVALPGIHAHRLLERLGDRVAASPGSACHADKVQVSHVLTAMGVDAATALSTIRLSVGRFTTDGEVDRAAQIILAEVAAMRAGAD, from the coding sequence ATGATCGGCAGCCCTGAAGACCCCATCTACCTCGACTCCAACGCGACCACGCCGGTCGACCCGCGGGTCGCCGACGCGATGCGGCCCTTCCTCTCCGGCGGCTACGGCAACCCGTCGTCGTCGCACCGGCTCGGCCGCCAGGCGCGGCAGGCGCTCGACGCCGCGCGTGCCCAGATCGCCGGCTGCCTGGGCTGCGAGCCCGACGAGGTGGTGCTGACGTCCGGGGGCTCGGAGGCGAACAACACCGCCATCCGTGGCGTGGTGGCGACGCGCGGCGGCGGCCACGTGGTCGTCTCGGCAGTCGAGCACCCGTCCGTGCTCGAGGTCGTGCTGGCGCTCGAGATCGAGGGGCGGATCACGTCGACGATCGTCGGCGTCGACCCGTGGGGGAGGGTGGACCCGGACGAGGTGACGGGCGCGCTGCGGCCGGACACGGTGCTGGTGACGGTCATGCTCGCGAACAACGAGGTCGGGACGCTGCAACCGGTCGCCGAGATCGCCGCCGGATGCCGCGAGCGAGGGGTGCTCGTGCACACCGACGCCGCCCAGGCAGTCGGCAAGATCCCGGTTGATGTGCGACAGCTCGGGGTCGACCTGCTGACCGTGGCCGGCCACAAGCTCTACGCGCCGAAGGGGGTGGGCGCCCTCTACGTGCGGCGGGGCGTCGCGATCGAGCCGCTGATCCGCGGCGCCGGCCACGAGCGCGGCCGCCGCGCCGGCACCGAGAGCCTGCTCATGGCGGCCGGGCTCGGCGCGGCCTGCGCGATCGTCAGCAACGAGCTCGACGGCGAAACGAAGCGGCTTGGGGAGCTCCGCGACCGCCTCGAAGGCCGGCTGCGCGCCGGCGTGCCGGGGCTCGTGGTGCACGGCCTCCCGCAGCACCGGCTGCCCAACACCGCAAGCGTCGCCCTGCCCGGCATCCATGCCCATCGACTGCTCGAGCGGCTTGGCGACCGGGTTGCCGCGTCGCCGGGCTCCGCCTGCCACGCCGACAAGGTCCAGGTCTCGCACGTGCTGACCGCGATGGGAGTCGATGCTGCGACGGCTCTGTCCACGATCCGCCTTTCTGTCGGCCGTTTCACCACCGATGGCGAGGTCGATCGTGCGGCCCAGATCATCCTCGCCGAGGTCGCCGCCATGCGGGCGGGGGCGGATTGA